The nucleotide window CGTAAAAATATACGATACTATGTCGAAGATTACGAGAAAGCTCTTTTTGACTTGAAATAGGCCGAGCGGGATTGCCGGCAAGCGTCAGGTTTTCAACTGAAAAGAAGGACAGAACTTCACTCAAATCGAAAAGGGGTGGAAAGCATGAAAATGACTGGGGATAAAATTCATCCGAAAATGTTTGATCATCTTTTTAATCACGATCAAAAGCAATCACTTAGAGCCAAACATCACTCAAAGAACATTTTGTTAATGTTCATCGTTGCGTTTGGATTCTTGATCTCAGCTTATACCCAGAAAGACGTTCAGCCACCCCAATCCGCTGAACCCGTTTCCGAAAGTCTGTTTACGATCTCTGAACGTGGTTTTGATTTAGCGGAAAAGGAAACTTATCGAATGAATATCCTTTACGACAATGGTGCAAAAGTCAGATCAATCCCGTATCTTTTTGATCATCAAATCTCCGCTGCTGAAAATGCGGATGAGAATCTTCAGCTTTTCACGGACTTTACGGTCCAGATCATAGATAAAAACTACCGGAATATAGCTTTCCTAAAATTCCACGATGGAAATCAAATCACAAGCAAAGAGGTAACTTTTAAGGTAACGGATATCCCTTTCAATGAGAAGTTGAATTTAGGGGAAAAAAGCAAAAAAGCGCTTTTGTTCGGAGATCCGCTTCCGTTTGAAGTCTGGCTGCCCCCGGTCATGGATTCGGTAACTATTGATTTCTGGTTTTCTTCCCGACTGGTTTTTACCGATTTCAAGTTTGCGGAAGCTTTTATCAGTGAGATAAAAGAATCGGTGATCTATCCTGAAGATTCACGATATTCCGAAGTTCACTGTCATGATCCAAGTTATGACTTGTTTTATGCTCCTGTTACTCTAACAGTCAACGATGCTCAGGATTATTCGGTCACGTTTATTCAATATTGCGGGGATGGGGTTAAAATCAACAGTCAGCGCTATGTGCTGCCGAATCATGATCTGATCTTGAATCTTGTCCATCTCTTAGAGGATAAATTGTTTTCCTATATCCCCGATGATGGTTTAAATCGCAGGGAGTATTTAAGGCCGATTTATTTTTCCACTGATGAATTTTACATTGAATCAGAACCCTTTGAAGCTTCTCTTCAGCTAAGTGCTTTAGATTCTGCCTTAGTGGATTTTAAAGCACTAGGACTAACTGCCTATGAAGATGGTAAAGAAGTGGATGTTCTTCCTGCTGAGCTTGGCGCTCATCGAATTGAGTTTCATGACCAGCATGGAAATATTTATGAATACCGGTATGTGAATCGGGAGCGAGACCGTTAAAAGTGAGTATTCAGTAACGACTAAATGAAAGAATCAAAGAACAAAAGAAGCAACAAAATAAAAACCAGACTGATTCAGCGGCTTTGCTGAAAGTCTGGTTTTTGTATTTCTGTGTTTTCAGTTTTAAAATGAAATGAAAGTGAATTTATTTCCCGGCGTTTTTCGCAGCGTTGGTGCCTGCAGTGTAGCCCGAGAAATTAGCCCAGCCCTGCATCATCGCTGTCATGGAATCTGCACCATTGGCACCGCCGACAACACAGCCTGCACCATAGAGGTTGGCAATCGGATTGCCGTCTGTATCCACGATCTGGAGGTTCTCATTGGCTTTTAAGCCGCCTAATGTTGTTGCGAAGCGTGGCTTCTGTTCAACGATGACATAGGTACCTTCCTTCAGGGCAACGGGTTCCGGCTTGTTGAACTGTGTGTCTTTGCCAGCGGCGCACATGTCGTTGTATTCTGCGACTGTCGCACTCAGACCTTCGGCATCAATGCCCATCTGTCCGGCCAGCGCACTCAGATCATCCCCTTTGACAATGATCGGTTTGCCGTTGTTGGATACGGAATACCAATCTTCGATGGAAGCTTCGCTAGGGATCAGCTTGTCCTCAACAGATTTGGCAAGATACGCGGCATATGCCTCTTCATCCATAACCAGGTAAAGAATTTTGTCTTCCTGAGCTGTAGTGGCGTTAGTGATTTCACTTAAAGTACCGACTTCACTGACGACTCGCTCACCCTTGGAGTTCACATAAATCGCACCATGACCTGCCGTGGCTGCCGTCGAGCTGGCCGTCGCGGCCAGACCTTTGGTCGGCAGCTTTTCGACGCCCTGAGCATAAACCTTGACCAGATCCAGATTGATCGTGGCTGCGCCGACTTCTTCACCCATGACTAAGCCGTCGCCGGTGTCGCTGTCACGACCGTAGAACAGATAACCGTTCAGGGTTTCCGGCAGTAATTTCTGATTGGCGCCGAAGCTGCCGGTTGCCAGAACAACGGATTTGGCGTTAATCGTCACTTCTTTTCCCGTAGCATCGGTAGCCATGGCACCCACGACGGCACCGCTGTCATCGGTCAGAAGCTTGGAAGCCCGAACATCCGTGAACAGCTGGCCGTTGTTTTGGGCAAGCAGATCCTTCATCTGATCTAAGAAGGAAACTGAACGGCCGACAACGCCGATCTGCCGGGAAGCAGAATGATCCGGATACTGCGTAGCTGCGGCATCGTAGGCAATCTTCAAATCATCCGTCAGCCAGTCGATGCATTCGCCAATGTTGTCAGCCAGCAGCTTGACTAAGACAGGATCGTTCTTTTGCAGACCGACCTGCATGATATCCTGATACAGCAGTTCAGAAGAATCGTTGGTTTCGTTTAAGACCTCTTTTTGAATCCGGGAGTTGGTCGCAACCATCGTTCCGGCATTGAGGACCGTATCGCCGCCGATGAAGCCGTTCTTTTCGATACAAATAACGTCCGCGCCGGTCTGTGCCGCCCGCACGGCAGCGGTGATTCCGGATCCACCTCCGCCGATGACCAATACGTCGCAGTCATAGCTGTCATTCAACGCTTCTGCAGCGACTTCTGTGTTGAAGCTGGTGCTCAAGTCCGCTCCAGCCTGGGTCAGCGCGTCTTTGACGGCAGCCATGAAGGTAGCGCTGGTAATCGTCGATCCGGTGATCGTATCCAGATTCACTGTCTGATTAGCGATGATGTCGTTTGTCAGCTGATCCATCGCGTTGGTTCCAATTCCGGTGGTCTCCGAAGATTCAATGACCTGAATGGATTCGATCGCGTGGTCGTTGACCGTGACTTCAATCGTAATTGGGGCGTTATGACCCGTAACCGTTGCGGTATACGTACCCGGCGTCAGCGTCGAAGCTGACGTTGAGGGAGTTGGGGTGCTGGTTGTTCCTGAATTGCTGCAGCCGGTAACCGAAGCCGCAATAAGCAGGCACAAAGCCAGACGAATAAGCTTTTTCATTGTCTTTCCTCCTCTTGCAATGCAACAAGATAATAATTTAACAATGTGTTGAAAATATTTTGGTTTTGACACAGTTTTGACTAAATTCTGTTGTTAGTTATAATTAAAATGGGAGAACGAGTATGAAAACGATTTTAATAGTGGATGACAACGAATCCATCTGCAACATTTTGTATCATTATGGAAAAGAAGCGGGCTATACGATGCTGATCGCACACAACGGACAGGAAGGCCTGGCCTATTTCACCAACTACAAGCCGGATGTGATCCTGTTGGACGTTATGCTTCCGGATATCGACGGCTTTGAAGTCTGTCAATGTATCCGCAAGGTATCCCGTGTTCCGATCCTGATGATTACCGCCAAGACAGCGGATCAGGATCGGGTTATGGGACTGGATATCGGCGCGGATGATTATATTCTCAAACCCTTTTCCTGCCAGGAAGTCATGGCGCGGATTCGCGCGGTGCTGCGTAGAACCGAGGAAAATCCGGAACAAGCCGACTTTGTCTATGGCAATTTAATGATTCAGGAAAGCCGGAATTTAGTTAGTCTGGATGGTAAACCGATCAATCTGACCAAGAAGGAAATGGAGCTGCTTGTCCTGCTTGCTTCCCATCCCGGCCGGGTTTATTCCCGTGAGATTCTGTTGGATCTGGTCTGGGGCTACAGTGGGGAGAGTTATGATCGGGCAGTGGATTCCTGTGTGAAGCGGCTGCGCGCCAAACTGGATGAAGTTCCGCATCCCTGTTTCTCAATCAAAACGATCTGGGGCGTAGGCTACAGCTTTGCTTACGAGGAAAAGAAGCATGAGCAAGCTGACAACTAAGTTAGTGCTGATGTTCGGCGTAGTCATTGTGAGCTATGCCGTGATTTTAGTTTACAATTTTTCGCATTTTACAGCGGATGTTTTAAACTCGCATCATGTCGATATTATTTTCCGCGGGGCAGAAAACGTAGCGGAAACGTTTGAACGGATGCTTCCGGAGAAGACGGGACCGGAGAATTTCATTCAGTCGATCAAGAGCCTGGAAAATGTGGAGTACAGTTTGGCGATGCTTTCGGATATTAGTGATTACAGCTATTCGCTGTGTGATCGAAATGGTCAATATCTCTACTTAAATGACAATCAGCTGATTGAAAAGCAGGATATCAGTCTGATTCCGGAAGCGGAAACCGTTCGGGATTCAGCGCTGGCGGGAGAAAGCTCCTGCATCGAGTTTCCCACTTCCGACGGGCATATCATTGCCGGTGCGGCGCCGATTCAAAATGTCAGCGGGGAAACGGTCGGCATCATTCTGATTCTGCATCAGGCCAGCGATTCCATCGCGATGCAGTCCAAGATCAACAGCTTTCTGTTTGGCTTGACGCTGGTAGTTTTACTGCTGCTTCTGCTGGTCATCGTTTTTATGTCGAATCGCTTCACTGCTCCAATCCGCAAGATCACGCTGATCGCCAAGGAGCTGGCGCAGGGGAATTTAACGATCCAGACTCATATTCATCAGAAGGATGAAATCGGAGAGCTGGCTTATTCGATGGATCAGCTTGCGATTGAGCTTCGCAAAAGTAAGGAAATTCAGAAAAATGAAGCGAAAATGCACGATAACTTCCTGGCGGATATTTCCCATGAGCTGAAAACACCGGTCACCGTGATCCGCGGTTCACTGGAAGCTCTGGCCGATGGTGTGATCAAAAATCCAGAGGATGTCGCAGCTTATTATCAGCAGATGTTATCAGAAAGCCGATATTTACAAAAACTGATTCAGGATCTGTTGATGATCTCAACGTTAAAAACCAAGGAATTCAAGATTAAACAAGAGCCCGTGCATCTGTCTGAGGTGATGTCGGACACGGCGATGAGCGCCCGCGGCATGGCGATGAAAAAGAAAATCCAATTCGTAACGCAGGCACCGGAAAATGATTTTGTCATGCTTGGCGATTACGAATTGATCCGCAAGCTGCTGATGTTGATTTTGGACAATGCGGTAAAATATACAGAATCCGGCAAGTCGATCTATTATTATCAAACGCAAAAGGGGGAGATTGTGATTCAGGATGAAGGTGTGGGGATGGATCAGGAAGCCCTCTCCAACATCTTCAAACGGTTTTATCGTCAGGGAAAGGGGATTGAATGCGGCAGCTCCGGCATGGGATTAGCGATCGCCAAAGAAATTGCCGTTCGGCATCAGATTGAGATTCAGGTTGCGAGCAAACTTGGCGTAGGAACCACGTTTACTCTGATCTTTCCGATTGATCATGATCAGGGAAAATGAGAACATCCCCAAAAATTGAGTAGGGATCCAACAAACTTGCGAAGATGCTTCTTCCGGAGTAAGATTAGAAGCAGACAGGAAGTGATTTTATGGCGTTAGAACAAGCAAGAGCCTATCTGGAAATCTGGGGCTGTGCCGAACAGATTATCGAATTGAAGCATTCCAGCGCAACGGTTGCCTTGGCTGCGGAAGCGTTGGGAACAGAAGCCGCGCGGATTGCGAAAACCTTGGCGTTTTGGGTTGATGGCAAGCCGGTGTTGATTGTAACCGCCGGAGATCAGAAGATCGACAATGCGAAATTCAAGGCTTTCTTTCATGTCAAGGCCAAGATGCTGGGACAAGCAGAAGTGGATGTTCAGATCGGTCATCCCGTCGGCGGGGTGTGTCCGTTTGGGATTCAGCCAGGGATTCCTGTATATCTGGATGTATCGCTGCAGCGATTTGAAACCGTCTTTCCTGCCTGCGGCAGCGGCAACAGCGCGATTGAGCTGACGCCGGAACGGCTGTTTGAGATTGCCCAGGCTGAAACCTGGACTGATGTATGTAAGTAAAGCGCCGCAGAATGCAACAACTTCCGTTGAATTTCTGCGGCGCTTTTTAAAATAGTTATGCGTCTGTCATAGATCATTTTCAGATTAGGATGAACAGAATGCGAATGGAATTAAAGCATCAGATCTAAGTTCGATTACCCATCCACAGTCTTTATTTTGTATATCAATTTACAGAAGGATGTTTTTTAAAAGCTTGCATTATAATTTAAAAAATGTTTAAAAATCAAAAGTTTTTGCATTGCGATGCAAAAACTTTTGATAATCTTATGGATTTGAGATATGATAAAACTAGAGGTGGTAAATATGATTTCCAGAGATCAGTATTTAAATAATTTAATTCGGTTGAAAGATAAAGAAGTCATCAAAGTAGTCACCGGAATCCGGAGGTGTGGGAAATCAACATTATTCGAACTTTATCAGGAATATTTGATGAATCATGGGGTTTCCGCTCAACAAATCATAAAATTCAATTTGGAAGACGGTGATTATGCTGAGATAGAAGAATATAAGGCACTTTATCAGTTAGTAAAAGACAAAATAGTGCCGGATAAAATGAACTACATTTTTTTGGATGAAGTTCAGCGGGTCAAAGATTTTCAAAAAGCCGTCGATAGCTTGTATATAAAAAAGAATTGTGATGTTTATATTACAGGCTCGAATGCGTTTTTGCTTTCTGGTGAACTAGCGACATTGTTGTCAGGACGATATATGGAAATTAAAATGTTGCCATTATCCTTTAAGGAGTATTGTTCGGTTTTTCCTACGGACAGAAATATTGATCGGCTTTATCAACAATATCTGATAGACAGTTCTTTTCCCTATGTTCTCCAGTTAGATCATCAAAGAGATATTCGGCAGTATCTGGAAGGAATTGTGGATTCGATTATTTTAAAGGACATTGTTGCCTGTAATCGAATTTCTGATGTGAATATGCTTCAAAGTGTTGTGCGTTTCCTATTTGATAATATTGGGAATTTGTGTTCTACAAAAAAAATCGCAGATACCATGACCTCAGCGGGGCGTAAAATTACAGTGCATACGGTCGAACGTTACTGCACAGCTTTGATTGATAGTTTTATTTTCTATCGTGTAGGCCGATATGATATCAAAGGAAAACAGTATCTTAAAACCGGGGATAAATATTATGCCGCTGATGTGGGACTTAGAACCACGGTTTTGGGAAGAAAAAAGGCGGACGATGGGCATATTTTAGAAAACATCGTCTATTTAGAATTACTGCGTCGTGGTTATGAGGTCTATGTCGGCAAAATTGGCAGTGTTGAGGTGGATTTTATTGCCATTGGGGAAGAAGGCGAGGAATATTATCAAGTAGCCTATACCGTCAATGATGCTGATGGAAAAACACTGAAGCGCGAACTGGAACCGCTGGATGCGATTAAAGATCACAATCCAAAATATTTGCTGACAATGGATCCTGTTCCCTTTGTTTCCCACAATGGGATCAAGCAAATCAATGTTCTTGACTGGCTTTTGAGATAAAAGCTTGTCTTTAGTCTAAAGCTTAAGCAGAAATCACTCCAAACAACGAAAGCGTCACTGAAAATTTTACACTTAATATTTGTTTATAAGAAGGCGAAAAGGATGAAAAGAGTCTTCAAGTTGCTCGGCCTTGTACTCGCAGTGGTGGTCGCTTTGAAGCTGAACGATATTTACCATAATGTATATCCTAAATCCAAAAGTGAAGCCTGTGTTGAGTGTCAGGAATTAACAGAGGCGCCCAATGGGAAAACGGTGAATTTGTTTTTTCGCGACACGATGAGCGAAGGCTGGTTTCAGGTCAGGGATATATATTACAAGCAAAATATTTGGGATCGAAGAAAGTGGATCGGGCAAAGCTTAGATTATAACGGCGGCAACCAAGATGCTGGCTTGCAAATGATGTTGTATTTTTCTTCCTATGAACTGCCGCCGTATATCACTCGCGGGATCTACCTCAAAGAGGATTCCATGATGATTTCAGAGGTTCCCATTACGCTCATGAAGGGAGCGTATGATGACGCGGAATATTTATTCTATGATTTTAAATTTGAATACGATTCCTTATATGTCTGTGGAACAATGCGAATCACCCGCCGAGATGAAAAGCAATTTTCTTCTGATGAAGAAAAAAAAGAATGGATCGGGTTCATTTTAAAGAAGATGTTTTGGTCATCTCCAGCTTGAAGGCTCGTTGAAATTGCATAGGCTCAGGATTAGATCAATGGATATAAGTAAAGACGCTGCGAAAAACCATCTTCCGGTTTTCACAGCGTCTTTATCATCTAAACTTTAATTCGCAAGGAAACCTTATCCGCTGATCTGATTTGTTTTCGCAATGATTGCGTCAACCGCTTCCAGCATCGCTGAGCGCAAACCCAGCACTTCCGCTTTTTCCACACCGACAATCGTGCTGCCTGAAGGGGAACAAACCTGATCCTTTAACACACCTGGATGCAGACCCGTTTCACTCACCATCGCGCCTGCCCCTTTGACGGCTTGGGCGGCCATCGCATACGCTTGTGCGCGGGGTATTCCATGCTTAACCGCAGCGTCGGCCATGGCTTCAATCACCATGTAAATTAAGGCTGGGGTACTGCCGGTCAGCGCCGATACCGCATTCATCTGAGCCTCTTCAATGACAGCGGTTTTCCCAGTCATCACAAATAAAGAAATCACCTGTTGTTTCTCCGCTTCGGTTACTTTTGCGTTGAAGGTGAGTGCGGTGAAGCCTTCACCAACCGCAGCGCAGGTATTCGGCAAGGTTCGCACAATTGATACATCCTGCCCTAACCGCTGGGCATACCAGTCCAAGGTCAGAGAAACCGCAATCGAAACCACCAGCGTTTCCGGCTTCAGCACATCCTTAATCTCCTCAAGGACTTCCGCCATCTTATACGGCTTGACCGCTAAAAATAAGATGTCGCTGACCTTCGCCACCTCGGCTGCCGAAGTGAGCTTTTGAGCAGGGAAATCCGTCTTTCCCGCTAAATTCGGTGAATATGCTGCCATCGTGTAGTCCTGCGTTTTCTGCGTGATGCCGCGAATGATCGCCGATGCCATGTTGCCGGTACCAATCCAGCCAATTGTTGTCATTGTCAATTCCTCCTGCTTTCTATTGTGAAAGTCTGACGATTAGAACTTTATTATACAACAAAGATGGGAAATCCACAGCAAGGCGAATTGTAATTCATCGGCGAAACCTTTAAAATAAAGACAGAAAGGCCAGGTGGAAACGATGTTTGAAAAACTCAGCGAAGTCAAAGTGCTTCGCGATCCAATTCATGGCTATATTCACGTCGATCTGCAGGTAATCTGGGACTGCATCAACAGCCGCGAGGTTCAGCGTTTAAAACGGATCCGGCAGCTGGGCGGAGCTTTTCAGGTCTATCATACGGCAGAACATTCCCGTTTTGCGCACTCGTTAGGCGTGTATGAAATTGCCCGGCGGATGGTGGAAGAAATTCGCGATCTGCGCCAAACGCTGAGCGAGGAGGAAAAAATCACGGTGATGGCGGCGGGTCTGCTTCACGATCTGGGGCATGGCCCATTTTCGCATGCGTTCGAATCGGTCACGACCACGAAGCACGAAGAGATGACGCGCCGGATCATTCTGGAGGATACCGAAGTGCATCGGGCGTTAGTCCGCTGCTGCCCGTCACTGCCGGAAAGCGTAGCGGCAGTCATTGATCATACCCATCCCAATAAGATTCTGGTGCAGATGATCAGCGGCCAGCTGGATGCGGACCGCATGGACTATCTGCTGAGGGATGCTTATTTCACAGGGACAAAGTATGGTGAATTTGATCTGGAGCGCATCCTGCGGACGATTCGGGTCCGCGATCATAAAATGGTCGTGAAGGAAAGCGGAATGCATTCGGTAGAAGACTACATTATGGCCCGCTATCACATGTACTGGCAGGTTTATTTTCATCCGGTATCGCGCAGCTTTGAGTCAATGCTCGCCCTGACGTTTGCACGGTTAAAGCAGCTGC belongs to Holdemania massiliensis and includes:
- a CDS encoding FAD-dependent oxidoreductase, whose amino-acid sequence is MKKLIRLALCLLIAASVTGCSNSGTTSTPTPSTSASTLTPGTYTATVTGHNAPITIEVTVNDHAIESIQVIESSETTGIGTNAMDQLTNDIIANQTVNLDTITGSTITSATFMAAVKDALTQAGADLSTSFNTEVAAEALNDSYDCDVLVIGGGGSGITAAVRAAQTGADVICIEKNGFIGGDTVLNAGTMVATNSRIQKEVLNETNDSSELLYQDIMQVGLQKNDPVLVKLLADNIGECIDWLTDDLKIAYDAAATQYPDHSASRQIGVVGRSVSFLDQMKDLLAQNNGQLFTDVRASKLLTDDSGAVVGAMATDATGKEVTINAKSVVLATGSFGANQKLLPETLNGYLFYGRDSDTGDGLVMGEEVGAATINLDLVKVYAQGVEKLPTKGLAATASSTAATAGHGAIYVNSKGERVVSEVGTLSEITNATTAQEDKILYLVMDEEAYAAYLAKSVEDKLIPSEASIEDWYSVSNNGKPIIVKGDDLSALAGQMGIDAEGLSATVAEYNDMCAAGKDTQFNKPEPVALKEGTYVIVEQKPRFATTLGGLKANENLQIVDTDGNPIANLYGAGCVVGGANGADSMTAMMQGWANFSGYTAGTNAAKNAGK
- a CDS encoding response regulator transcription factor, with the protein product MKTILIVDDNESICNILYHYGKEAGYTMLIAHNGQEGLAYFTNYKPDVILLDVMLPDIDGFEVCQCIRKVSRVPILMITAKTADQDRVMGLDIGADDYILKPFSCQEVMARIRAVLRRTEENPEQADFVYGNLMIQESRNLVSLDGKPINLTKKEMELLVLLASHPGRVYSREILLDLVWGYSGESYDRAVDSCVKRLRAKLDEVPHPCFSIKTIWGVGYSFAYEEKKHEQADN
- a CDS encoding sensor histidine kinase; this encodes MSKLTTKLVLMFGVVIVSYAVILVYNFSHFTADVLNSHHVDIIFRGAENVAETFERMLPEKTGPENFIQSIKSLENVEYSLAMLSDISDYSYSLCDRNGQYLYLNDNQLIEKQDISLIPEAETVRDSALAGESSCIEFPTSDGHIIAGAAPIQNVSGETVGIILILHQASDSIAMQSKINSFLFGLTLVVLLLLLLVIVFMSNRFTAPIRKITLIAKELAQGNLTIQTHIHQKDEIGELAYSMDQLAIELRKSKEIQKNEAKMHDNFLADISHELKTPVTVIRGSLEALADGVIKNPEDVAAYYQQMLSESRYLQKLIQDLLMISTLKTKEFKIKQEPVHLSEVMSDTAMSARGMAMKKKIQFVTQAPENDFVMLGDYELIRKLLMLILDNAVKYTESGKSIYYYQTQKGEIVIQDEGVGMDQEALSNIFKRFYRQGKGIECGSSGMGLAIAKEIAVRHQIEIQVASKLGVGTTFTLIFPIDHDQGK
- a CDS encoding YbaK/EbsC family protein, coding for MALEQARAYLEIWGCAEQIIELKHSSATVALAAEALGTEAARIAKTLAFWVDGKPVLIVTAGDQKIDNAKFKAFFHVKAKMLGQAEVDVQIGHPVGGVCPFGIQPGIPVYLDVSLQRFETVFPACGSGNSAIELTPERLFEIAQAETWTDVCK
- a CDS encoding ATP-binding protein; translated protein: MISRDQYLNNLIRLKDKEVIKVVTGIRRCGKSTLFELYQEYLMNHGVSAQQIIKFNLEDGDYAEIEEYKALYQLVKDKIVPDKMNYIFLDEVQRVKDFQKAVDSLYIKKNCDVYITGSNAFLLSGELATLLSGRYMEIKMLPLSFKEYCSVFPTDRNIDRLYQQYLIDSSFPYVLQLDHQRDIRQYLEGIVDSIILKDIVACNRISDVNMLQSVVRFLFDNIGNLCSTKKIADTMTSAGRKITVHTVERYCTALIDSFIFYRVGRYDIKGKQYLKTGDKYYAADVGLRTTVLGRKKADDGHILENIVYLELLRRGYEVYVGKIGSVEVDFIAIGEEGEEYYQVAYTVNDADGKTLKRELEPLDAIKDHNPKYLLTMDPVPFVSHNGIKQINVLDWLLR
- the proC gene encoding pyrroline-5-carboxylate reductase; this encodes MTTIGWIGTGNMASAIIRGITQKTQDYTMAAYSPNLAGKTDFPAQKLTSAAEVAKVSDILFLAVKPYKMAEVLEEIKDVLKPETLVVSIAVSLTLDWYAQRLGQDVSIVRTLPNTCAAVGEGFTALTFNAKVTEAEKQQVISLFVMTGKTAVIEEAQMNAVSALTGSTPALIYMVIEAMADAAVKHGIPRAQAYAMAAQAVKGAGAMVSETGLHPGVLKDQVCSPSGSTIVGVEKAEVLGLRSAMLEAVDAIIAKTNQISG
- a CDS encoding HD domain-containing protein, yielding MFEKLSEVKVLRDPIHGYIHVDLQVIWDCINSREVQRLKRIRQLGGAFQVYHTAEHSRFAHSLGVYEIARRMVEEIRDLRQTLSEEEKITVMAAGLLHDLGHGPFSHAFESVTTTKHEEMTRRIILEDTEVHRALVRCCPSLPESVAAVIDHTHPNKILVQMISGQLDADRMDYLLRDAYFTGTKYGEFDLERILRTIRVRDHKMVVKESGMHSVEDYIMARYHMYWQVYFHPVSRSFESMLALTFARLKQLRQQHSPILDQIPIFNAFLEGKSVSPQEHFLMDESACNYGFTLLRQCADPIASDLARRLLDRDLFQSCEIHTEKQLETMRTRLIEKGWDPAYYLTVDEVRQRPYQPYQGNENSMVWVLMEDGSIRELSEASVIAAALVHGESKNDLRMYYPREMEKR